The DNA window ggctctgtgttatttttttttttatcccacaTTAGAACTAGAATGCGAGTTGcgctcttttttctgtcttgctgGCAGTCGCAACCATACCATACATGCATTTCATAGTAAGCCCAATGCCTTGTCCACGTAGACAAAGAAAATATGTTCACCACAACAACACTATCTGAATTCACTCATAGTTGAATTGTCGCAGCACTGACACGCTAAATTAACTCAGTGCATTATGCTGTATTAAGCTTCACACAAGGTGATTTTCTCTGACTCCGTATGCCGGGGGGTTACAGGCGTGGTGTTGGCTGCTAACTACTGTCTAACCAGGTTTACATTAGCTCTACCTTATTTTTATTAGACGAATTCGTAAAGCGTGtgttagagaaagaaagtggaCATTCTGACGGGGAAGGAAACATAAGAATGACCATGAAAGAACGTCTGGCCCCTCACTTGCGCCTGGATCTCTTTTTCTAAACACTCTTGTATTTTCTCTCAAAGTATCTTTCAAATTAGATAATCACAACAAACGCTTCGGTTAGATCTGAGGCACTATACAATGGGAGGCATTGGCAGGTAGAGCCCATTTAGGCCTACTTGCTGCATTATGACAGCGTTTCAAGAGATGACGGAACCACTTCCGTCCGCACTTGGCCCCAAGCTTGAGGTAAGTCTGTTTTAGATAGGATAGGGTATTTGTAAATGACGGAATGCATTCGTTCAATCCACTCATCTATAAATGTTTTCCTTGACCGTTGACCGTGTTTTAATTTGCGCCCTTAAATCGGCTGCAGTCGTGTTAATAACCCTCAAATATATCTAAAGCACGCATTTCACTCCGTGAATGCTCCATTGTTATTCACTGCTTAGTTTGAGTTAATTATTCTCCATAATCCATATATTGTATAACACCCCATTGttctcgcgcacacacacaaaaaagatgcTGTGTTGACAGCCCACAAGATGGCACAATAACGCAGTCAAATATTCCACAATAGAAACGGATAGCAATAATTTGGCTGAATCCCCCAGTTGGCCAATAGGAGGAGGTGAGTCCTGCATTATGGGACGTTGGTTGAGTCGAACGGCAACCTGACAGACGAACATCACCAACGCCCATAAACTCGCAATAGGAAATGAATCGAGTGGTGAAAATACCCTAACCGCCTTCCCATTCAATTGAGAGAGGACACGTCCCGCTAAGCGCAGCTCTTTGTATCGAAAGCGGAGCCTCATCTGCCTGCAGCGGGAATTTCTGTCAGTATCGCTGTCCGTCTGCTGTCCAGGTCTCATCTCGGATTTAAGACTGCTGCtttttctgctgtctttccCTGATTTACTTCTATAACCTTGATCGTTTTGCACAGGCACCAGTACTACTTATCCATTCTCTTTGCGTCCGTCAAAATGGCAACACGAATCGATAAAGAGGCTTGCAGAGAATCTTACAATCTGGTCCGCGACGACAACTCAGACATAAACTGGTGAGTAACAGCGGCAGGCATTGATCAGGGTGTTAGATGTAGTGCTGAGGGGTTTGCGTTCCAGCTTAGTGGAGAGTTGGGAAATCAGGATTTCATAAGAGGGTCGAACAATGGGGAGctattcattcactttttaatTCATAATTAATCTCAACAGTTACATAGACTGAATTCAGCTATTATCAGTTGCTACTAATCACGGATGCGCCCACTGATTTACCGTAATTTGGTAACAATGTCTATCAGACAATTCAACAGATAGCTTTACATAATGTTCACAGTTAATTGACTGTTCGTCTTCAACTGGATTAATATCTGCCACTTATGTTCTATTGTTCGAAGGGCTGCTTTCAAATACGACGGCTCCATGATTGTGCCAGCAGGACAGGGGGCCGATTACGAAGACTTCAAGAAGCTGTGCACAGGTAAGCCATGCATACACAGTGCAAGGTTCATTCGCTTTAATTACGGATATGTACTACGTTTATTTCTGTGAAAGCTCTGGGTGAACTACAGTGTCATAAACCTTGTGTAATACGGTTTTGCTGGACCAGAACCCGCTAATTATGTCAGTTCCTTGACTGTGTGCTCATTCATCACGAGACATACAATTGATATTTCATCTAGATTCGAGATATGCGCCTTCAGACGCAACCAATCAGAGTCGGCATACGGATGCAACATTTAACTGAGCAAAATCATTTTGAAGCTTGTTGCATGATTTGTCTCTTCTCGTGAACTCTTGCTTGCTACTTGTGACGCCCTCTCCGATGTGACGCTTTATTCTGGTCCAACTCTGTCCGTAATAGGTAGTCAGTTTATTAGTCGGAGTTCCAACAGGCTACGGCCCCTTTCCTGAACCGTATGCACATAACAAGGACTGCAGGAAGTACCTACTATAACCAAAGTATGCACCTGTCCTCGAAATTTCGGTAAATGAGTTTCAGATCACGTGATGAAAATGATTGGTGGCATTTTTATGATCCTGTTTAGTTTAGTGAAGTTTTATGAGTTTCCTTTCTTAGCACTGGCCGTTTTCCGTTAAATAATTACTACAACGTGTGATTCTCGTACAGTTTCACGTTGCGTCGTTTTAAACACATGAGCACAGGTCGAATTACGAAATCTCATTCTCTGGCACAGAAAATGGGAGTGTAACCCCcatgagaggagaaaaatgatgtcactctcccttctctcattctctcatcccCAACTTAATAGAACTGGGCGTGGCTCTCGCTCACCAAATAGAGCGCTGTGGCTGCGCTTGTGAGCGCTTAGTGAATACCCACGGAAAACTCTGCTTTAGTTTAACGCTTCGGGGCTCGCATAGCGACATAACCTCTGATGCTTCAAGGATCACGAGACCTATTAAACCTGAATTGGCTTCTTTGATATCAGAAACACATACCTTCCTTGTTGGGAAATTAGTCGCTTGCAAAGAGGAAGGAGGGGACCACCAGTTTATGGCgtaaaaaaacataatttaaaaatacacGTGGATTTAATTAGATTCGGAGAAAATACATTAGTGTCTTGTGGAAGTGAAGAGTTACCAAATCACGTTTGTCtgttcgttgtttttttttgttttttgtttttttcctttccgcTGTATCATCACAGTGGCGGTGCGGTTGTCAAAGCGACATTTATGCTCAGTCAGCGTTTAGAACGGCAGCGGGCAGTCGCTCAGAGGGAAGAGAATTGTGACAGACCCTCAGGGGAAGTAGAATTGGAGGAAGCCAAGCTATACTTACGGGAAACGCCACAAGAATATTCTCATCCAATCAGAGTGAATACAGAGTTGATTACTAGAGATCGCACTTCTCCACTACTTACCATATAAAGTTATGTTCACAGAACACACTACTTCCTAAAAGTGTCTAGTTTTTCTAGCATGGCTCTTTGTCTAAATGGCCAGTGAGTCATATCATTCTTCATTTACACCAATGTATTCTTATGATAAtttgttatatatttattactTGTCATTCAAACTCTCAGTCAGACTTGATAACAAACTGACATATCATAGTTTCCACTGTGCAGCTTGTTAATATTAAACCCAGTTAATGAACACGAAACTGTGTAATATTAGATATGGTCTGAGTTGTGAATAAAGTGACTTTGTTTCACAGTGAGCTAAATTCCTGTGGCCAGTCTAACAAGCTTTGGTAAACAAACAGTACATGATTTTTACCTCCCACATCagtgaagaacaaaaagaaagtgggggggggggggcgggggttgaGGAGTGGCAGGGAACCAGGACAGGCAGATGTGGATTCAGTAGTTTAGTGAATCTTTATGTTCTCTCAAACACTGTCACAGTGTATTGTTGACCTAACTGTCACGTGATGTGACACACAAAGATCAAGTTGCCTCTGTTACCTGGAAATTCAAGTTAATCCCTGTAGTGCGggtgaatgaaacaaacaggtTCAAAGCAAGGAATCAAAGTTCATTCATAAAGTTAATCAATAGAGGGAAATAATGcttatgtaaatgtgtttccaAAGCTTCGTCATGAGACAGACATAGATTTCTACGTATAGAAAGAATTGAGATGTCTTGGATAAGATAACCAAATAAAAAAGTTGAAAAGGAAGAGACAGGCCAATGAATAATGTTATCTCAGTGGTGAGTGAAGATATTTGGCAGAGTTTCTTTCTCAAGGACTACGTGGAAATGAACTTGTGTCTGAACGCAGCCCTAAAGCTACTGCAATGCAGTCATCGTGCATCAGAGAGCAGATGCCCTAAGAGTTACTGTGGCATATAtacttctcactctctctctttctcagccctctgtgtgtgtgtgtgtgtgtgtgtgagagagagagagagagagagagagagagagagacagactcatAGGCTGAACTGTCCACTTTCAATCAATCTGTTGACCTGAATACCTCCCCTCTTCTCCCATTCTCTCCATTttgccttgtttgtgtttggtggcGAGCCAAACATTTGACGCTAGTGTGCCTCTGTTCATGCTTATTATGATTGAAAAGGGCCTCAGTAACACAGCATTCTCCTCTATTCACACATTAtgtactgtctgtctgcccgGCCAGCTAGCCTGGACTTGATTTCACTAAATTGTGTCCAGATGAACTTTCTCTGGAATGCTATAGAGCTCAGGAAATCTggtcaaacttaaaaaaaaaaagaaacaaaaacaaagaaacaaacaaaaagtctaCTCCAACTTAAAATTTGAAGGGAACCGTGATAGcctttcttttcaaagtcctgttaaaaagaaatctttgtCATAAGATGAGTAAACTCAAGAAAGCTCTTTGTACTGGTATCTGGACATTCTTCGTTGCTTGTCAGTACAATTTAATTTATGCTCAAGATTGGTCTCAGGATTGAGGAAACCTGACAGGACACTAGAAGCTAactctgaagagagagatgaataaagATTAATATAGGTTCTCAGATATTCTGCTGTTTATGTTTCAAAGCCCAGTTTCTgaagtcctgtctctctctctctctctctctctctctcgctcgctcactcgctctctctctctctctctctctctctctctctctctctctctctctctctctctctctgtcagatgacGAGCGTCTGTTTGGCTTTGTGAGGATCACGACAGGGGATGCTATGAGCAAGAGGGCTAAGTTCACACTCATCACCTGGATCGGTGAGAACATAAGCGGTCTCCAGCGGGCCAAGATCAGCACCGACAAGACGCTGGTCAAAGACGTCGTGCAGGTTGGTTGGAACGTAACACAGATTGTTACTACTTCGACTTGACGCTACAGgtgtaagaaaacagaagagcCTCCAAACAAATTAGAACAGAGCATGCAAATGCTCTTGCCCAATGAGCACTATGTGGTTCTCTACCTGACCCTGACCACAAGGCTCTGATAAAGTACAGATATCTCTCACTTTCCTgcggactctctctctctctctccctctctctctctctttctctctctctctctctctctctccctcctccctctctctctctcccttctgtgCACTCTTGCATGCTTTCACGCATCTTCTTTTCACATTGAaatatctgtaatttttttttccatatcagTTGTGTCAAGATCTTTAccttctgttgtgtgtgtgtgtgtgtgtggttttttttttccacacagaacTTTGCCAAGGAGTTTATGATCAGCGATCCACGAGAGTTAGAGGAGGCATACCTCCGCAACGAGCTGAAGAAGGCGGGGGGAGCCAACTACGACGCCCAGGCGGAGTAGAGCcccacagagcacagacacaggaaaacagGGGTCGGGGGGTTTGAATGAGAGGGATGGGGGAGacatcacacagatacacacacacacacacacacacacacacacatgcgcgcgcatgtatacatgcagacagacgtgcacacatacacacacacacacacacacatacacacacagtcttgtcCTTGCCCCTCTCCATAGTATGGTTGTGGTTGAATTATCTGCTGTACTGTTTATCATCTCATTATAATCTCAGCTATGGCTGTGAGTTTGGACTTGTTTTGACCTGAGGTGTCTTATTTTGTACCATGATTATCACTGGATCAATTAGAGTTTGATACGAGAATACTTCATCGGCTCCTGATTGGATATGCCATGCCATCACTGTGATTTGACTGTGATACTGCAGTCCAAAGACACGCCCACCTCAGGCAGTGGAGGTTCAGATCTCAGCCTAGCGTTATTTGTTGACATCTCCCTGTCCCACCCCTCAATGCAGACCACTGTGTTTACCGCCTCAATCTCccatggagagagaggcatCATGGGGAGTGTGCATGCGtacatgcgtgtctgtgtgtgtatgtgtgtgtctgtgtgtgtgtgtgtgtgtgtttgcggacACTACACTGTGATTGGCTAATCTTCGTACAGAGGGGTGGGATTTAGATCAGTATGTTGTCCTCAGATCCAATAGGAGGAGGATATCTCTTCAGCCCCAAAGCCTAGAGAAGCCATTTCTCTGGTGTAGCTTTTCTTCTTATTCAACTGAAACAAATctcatttttgttcctttttaaataatgatttttatttgttgCAAGAGTGTAATCTGTTGTtacttttctggaaaaaaaacattgtggcCAAGGagccaagaaaagaaaatgtcaaaaagaatatgggcacaaaaataaaacatttcaaaataaaatgttttttttttttttaatattgcagTTCCttttgatgtatgtgtgtatgcatgtgcgtgtgtgtgtgtgcaagagagtgagtttgtgtgcgtgtggaaAATGAAGGGGATGACTGTGATGTCACTGGACTTGGGAACCGGTGtaacattcagtttcactgaagtCTATAGAACATTTCAGCTCCTAAATTTAAAGTTCGCTTATTTAGGACTCTTGTTCTGCGCCCTCCTTTAGTTGTTATGCCCCTGTTACGCCTGGCACTACTCCTCCTCTGCATACATTTGAACAGTCCCATGGGGCTTAGGAGACTCCCAGGGGTTGTCATGGTCACCACTAACTGTCAGGggaacagccaatcagcatcaAGCCAAGCTACTCTGCTCCAAAGTCTGTCAGTTATGCTCCCTGCTCACCCCTATTCCTCTGTCTActaacctcctttttttttctgttgctctctctctcccctcctctgctcttgttctctgtccctcttcctgttttccccctctttctttctccctctctgcccacccccatcccccaccctcTGCTCCCTATGCACAGTTTAGTTTAGTCCAACAGATGTGAACTGGACTCCCTAATGAGATAATCTATAATCTGCAAGCCAATCTCAGGCTGCCTCTATGACACAGGCTTTTTGATGGCCAGAGTGACTCAGTGAGTTAAGCGTCAGGCAAAGTATGGcaagaaacaaagacatttcaatTTAAAAGAGCAACTATgctcaaatgcatttttttattttacagataaGTTTAATTTTTGAATAATTTGATGATGCACTTTGACCACTTCATGTCCTTAATAATTTGGTTTTAGGATTATCACCGGAGGACAGCTAAGAATTTACATTAACGTACTTTACTTGCATACATTAACTACATAATATCTGTGCATGGCTGGTAAACAATCCAGAACTTAACCGAGAACTTCCAGGTTGTTCGGGGTAAATTTTGACATGACGAGTGTACATAAGTGTGTACACACGCGTTGACGagttgtgtatatgtacatttgtctgtgtttgttgctgtGATTAATCTTGCTGGGAGTTGTATGTGTTGGAAGGCAGGTGCGGCAGTGTGTCAGTTGGGACTGTATTAATGAGATTAATGACTTTTGGGGCTGGATGTGTCTCTCATCGCAGTGGCAGAAGAGCCCTCCAATTCACTCTCCCATGGTCGTTTGTTCTTCACCTATAcgtctttgctctctctctctctctctctctctttctctctctctctctctctctctctcaggctaaTGCTAATCTGCCTGGCCctgtttactctgtgtgagtaGGTGTGCGTGTTCTGACAGCTCCACGTCTCATGCCAAGATTACTTCTTGCCTGCCTGCCCTCTGCTCAatcccagtgtgtgtgcgcgcgcgtgtgtgtgtgtgtgtgctagtgtgtgtgtgtctttgttatAGCAGACTGCCCAGTGTCTACATAGATTCACAAAAAGAAGTTCCTGCCAGCAAACTCTCTTCAGATCCTTCCTGCATTCCACAGGACTCCCAGACCAGCATATTTTACAACCCGTGtatgcgtgcgtttgtgtgtgtgtgtgtgtgtgtgtgtgtgtgtgtgtgtgtgtgtgtgtgtgtttgtgtgtgcatttctctcctctgcgAGTGGGAAGAGTcatctgcatgtgcatgttttgtCCTCCTACTGATCCAGTCAGTTATTCTAACTATTTCTCATCCATCATCACTTttcttgtatttatttacttgcttgtttgttcattcGTCTTGTGCCTCATTATTGTTTACAGTAAACCCATTACCAATCCCTCATacagcatgtttaaaaaatgcagtCAGGGCTGAAAACTGCCTCCCAGGCAGAGAAAGTGAAACTGCTCTCATGGATCAGTTATCTCCCTATATATTCTCCCTCTGAGTGCTCAAAGGTTccacacccccaacccccacacTTCCAATATGAAGTGTTCTAGCAAAGCTCAGGCCTAACTAcagaggggctgtgtgtgtgtgtgtgtgcgcgcatgtttCTTTGCTCCTTGGCGGCTCTCTGTCGCTGGCTGAATTTGCATCAGGACAAACACTGAGATTTCCATTCTCCATGTGCTCCTTTGAATGCACCAAACCCAAGCTGTCTTTTGGGCTCCCAGGCAGGGAATTTTTCAGCAGTGGgttggggtgggatggggtgagacggaggggtgggggtgtgttaCAGAGGTTGTTTTGGCTGAGCTGGAGTTGGAGAAAGGGTGGCGAAAAGGGTGGGGGGTAGGATttgggagatggggggggggtccctTTTTCAGCCCGTGTGAATTGGGGGGGTTTGAATGGGCCACTACTCAATGCTCCTGTATCCGCCACTCCGACTCTGGCACAGTGCTGTCATTGTCACAGGCCTTAATGATCTTCTCTTCGCCCAGCCACCCACCACTGCTGCAGTACCAACACCACCTACCTGCTGATGGAGGCAAGGGCCCTGACACAGACTCCAACAACCTTTCTCCAACACTCCCCATTAAGAGCCACTGATACAGTATAGGTGTAGTTCCTGCTGGAGCGTTTTTCTGCCCCAGTGTGCCACTCTTATCCTTCAAAGTTTGTTACACTCTCAAATGGCAAGgcaaagcagagcagagaaaagccCCTGTTTCACAGCTGAGTCAGTGGTTCAGGTACTTGTAAGggcttttattgttttattgtacaggtgtgtgacagtgtaaaCAATCAtacagttcatttaacactagtgaattttcaatgttttatttattatcaatCTGTCATTGCTTCACAGCTGATGTTGTGAACGTTTGTCAATTACAGTCTATTATAGTCATTTAAAACTTATATTAATTTGTGCAGGTGTAAATTACCTCACAAACTATGACAGACTCATGGTACTTTGAATGTACCAGTAGATGACgggttttctttcccctctgtacTTATCTGTCTTAGCTCGCTAAGTTATTGACTTAAGAAGCTGTTCTGTTGCCCGGACTTGACTTATGTCCATCAGTAGCTCACGTCAGAGCAGTCCTACTTACAGTAGACTGCAGTGGGCAGCAGAAACACTGACCAGGATGAAATAGAGGTCTAAATACGTGTTAAGGTTCTTTTTCAAATACCTCACAGCTAATAACCGTAATATGTCACATATCAGTATAATGTTCACTGGGGCctgaaatgaaatcagtttaGCGCTCATTACAGGTCTCTCTTCGCCCCCGTGAGATAGGGATAAGAAATACTTGTTTAATCTTGTCCTTGAGTTCCtgtctcacctttttttttgtgtgtgtgtgtgtgaataaggagtcgaaacaaattaaacaaatgtgtGATATCACTCTGAATCATGGTGGCTTGTAAGCTAATGCTTATGTCGTGGCAAGTCTCTGGATATCAGTAATAAGCCTGTGTttgctcttttcctttccctctctctctctctctctctctctctctcactctaacacacacacgcctttaCATTGCCATCCCATTGGAGAATTCACATTTAATTATCTTATGTACGGATCAATGGCCACAGTAAAacagctgtttatttattgatcaTCTGCATGTAGCTTCTAATAAGACTTAAAACATGACCTCGCTGCAAAAGGTCAGATGTGAAGGTCACCTTATAAGGTCAACTCTCACAATCTcggggagtgggggggtggggggggtgggggttgttcTTAGCTTGCgaggagagctgtgtaattACATTGTGAATCATTAGGGAACAGGCTCTATGACACAGTTATAAATCACTGGAAGCTCACAGACTGTTTAAAAtggacacactcactctgaTGAATAAAACCCTTTGTGAACTGGAGAAATGCTCTGATAGCAGCCCTTCAGACTGACTGCAGGTAAGAACGGGGAGAGTCTGGTACTGTTAAATGTAATACTTTTTCACAGTTCAGTATAATCTAACAGCAGTGGCTCAGCCACACTTTCATCACCCTGCACCGCCCTCTCCcgttcttcctctttttttttcttttaatttctacTTCTTCGTAATTCTGCGAGCATTTTTGAGGTGTAACCAAGCGTTACCAACATATCCTGTGCTTTATGCAACCCTGCCAATGTCACAGTAATCTATCAAAGCAAATTTGACTTTACTTTGGAACACCCAAATGAGGCAAGGCAAATATCAAACGTAAGCCCATGACATCAGTCAGATATAGAGTTACAGCAGAAAGCATGGACCATGTGGTGTACATCCGCTGACTAAAGACATGtttctgaaaagacagagaccaCTTgggaaacacacaggacaaagtAGTCATGTGTTAGTCACACACTGCAAAGCCAAATCAGCTGTACTCAATGCTCTCACAATCAGTACAACACAGATctagagagtgtgtttgtgtgagtatgtgtgtgtgtgtgtgtgtatgtgtctctatGTCTGGGTGGGGTGAAATTTCTAAAGAGTGTTCTTTAGTTGCTCTATATGTATTTtcgcttctgtttttttcttttctttttatttccttctcGTAATATTGGATTGTACTCCAGGAAAAATGAAGAGTGCCCCCTAGTGAGGTCAGTATTACTCTTTCTGCAGACAAGCACCAATGAACACAATGAGGCTCAAGTCACAGCTGTGGTTTgcgtgcattgtgtgtgtgtgtgtgtgtgtgtgtgcgtgcattgtgtgtgtgtgtgtgtgtgtgtgcgtgcattgtgtgtgtgtgtgtgtgtgtgcgcgggtatgtgtgc is part of the Chanos chanos chromosome 13, fChaCha1.1, whole genome shotgun sequence genome and encodes:
- the LOC115826819 gene encoding coactosin-like protein, whose amino-acid sequence is MATRIDKEACRESYNLVRDDNSDINWAAFKYDGSMIVPAGQGADYEDFKKLCTDDERLFGFVRITTGDAMSKRAKFTLITWIGENISGLQRAKISTDKTLVKDVVQNFAKEFMISDPRELEEAYLRNELKKAGGANYDAQAE